Proteins encoded within one genomic window of Anopheles gambiae chromosome 3, idAnoGambNW_F1_1, whole genome shotgun sequence:
- the LOC1279654 gene encoding MAGUK p55 subfamily member 7 isoform X5, with product MTAVVMASDGSYDPVISKLITSLKEAESLSDEKDLGFLQNLLQSKELNALVNVHSKVAKINKDDRIAPLLSASVQILMEVLELLAPRCHISPLCKEVFHLLQTPHLQSILFAHDAIAQKDFYPHLPDIPVEVDEDEETIKIVQLVKSNEPLCAGAQSAEPIVGATIKTDEETGKIIIARIMHGGAADRSGLIHVGDEVIEVNNINVEGKTPSDVLSILQNSEGTITFKLVPSDGKLDQRESKVRVKAYFDYEPENDPYIPCKEAGLGFQRGDILHIVSQDDSYWWQARKEGEKTTRAGLIPSRALQERRILHERTQKEPNGDAKTENDDFDREMIATYEEVAKLYPRPGVFRPIVLIGAPGVGRNELKRRLVARDPEKYKSPVPYTTRPMRPGEVAGREYLFVTREKMEADIAASKFIEHGEYKGHLYGTAADSVKSIVNASCVCVLGPHYQALKSLRTAQLKPYIVHIRPPAFEELKKSRTKARARSTFDENNSRGFTDEEFMEMIKSDERINFHYGHFCDEEIVNDDLSEAFEKLVNFANKCETEPLWAPASWVQ from the exons ATGACCGCAGTTGTCATGGCGTCGGACGGAAGCTATGATCCAG TGATTTCTAAGTTGATTACATCGCTCAAAGAAGCAGAAAGCTTGTCAGATGAGAAGGATCTTGGATTCTTGCAAAATTTGCTGCAGTCGAAGGAACTCAATGCACTTGTTAATGTACATAGCAAGGTGGCCAAAATTAACAAGGACGACAGAATAGCACCGTTGCTCTCTGCGTCCGTGCAG ATTCTGATGGAAGTACTGGAGCTGCTGGCTCCGAGATGCCACATTTCTCCACTGTGCAAAGAGGTTTTCCATCTACTTCAAACACCGCATTTGCAG AGTATTCTTTTCGCTCATGATGCGATCGCGCAAAAAGATTTCTATCCACATCTTCCGGACATCCCAGTGGAAGTTGACGAAGACGAAGAAACTATCAAAATCGTACAACTTGTGAAAAGTAATGAGCCTCTG TGTGCTGGAGCACAAAGTGCGGAACCAATCGTT GGCGCTACTATTAAAACAGACGAGGAAACGGGCAAAATCATTATCGCGAGGATCATGCACGGTGGAGCGGCAGATCGTTCGGGCCTTATTCACGTTGGCGATGAGGTGATCGAAGTGAATAACATTAACGTCGAGGGTAAAACACCAAGCGATGTTCTATCAATTCTG CAAAACTCGGAAGGTACGATCACATTCAAGCTTGTGCCATCGGATGGTAAGCTGGACCAACGTGAAAGTAAAGTGCGGGTGAAGGCGTACTTTGACTACGAACCTGAAAACGATCCCTACATCCCTTGCAAAGAAGCTGGCCTAGGATTCCAGCGCGGCGACATCCTGCATATTGTATCTCAG GATGATTCCTACTGGTGGCAGGCGCGCAAGGAAGGTGAAAAGACAACGCGCGCCGGATTGATACCAAGTCGAGCACTGCAGGAGCGTCGCATCCTGCATGAACGAACTCAAAAGGAACCGAACGGCGATGCAAAAA CTGAGAACGATGATTTTGATCGGGAAATGATCGCCACTTACGAGGAGGTAGCAAAGCTGTACCCACGTCCCGGTGTCTTTCGACCCATCGTCTTAATCGGTGCACCCGGCGTGGGTCGAAACGAGCTGAAGCGTCGACTGGTGGCTCGAGATCcagaaaaatacaaaagtcCAGTTCCAT ACACCACTCGGCCTATGCGCCCCGGAGAGGTTGCCGGAAGGGAGTATCTGTTCGTGACAagggaaaaaatggaagcgGATATTGCGGCCAGCAAGTTTATTGAGCATGGCGAGTACAAAGGACACCTGTACGGTACGGCGGCCGATAGTGTGAAAAGCATCGTAAATGCTAGCTGCGTCTGTGTCCTTGGACCGCACTATCAAGCGCTGAAATCGTTACGGACGGCTCAACTAAAGCCGTACATTGTACATATTAGACCACCGGCGTTTGAGGAGTTGAAAAAATCTCGTACGAAAGCTCGGGCACGCTCCACGTTCGATGAAAACAATTCACGAGGTTTTACG GACGAAGAATTTATGGAAATGATCAAATCGGATGAGCGCATCAATTTTCATTACGGCCACTTCTGTGACGAAGAGATCGTGAACGATGATCTTTCTGAGGCGTTCGAAAAGTTGGTAAATTTTGCCAACAAATGCGAAACCGAGCCCCTCTGGGCACCCGCCAGTTGGGTGCAGTAG
- the LOC1279654 gene encoding MAGUK p55 subfamily member 7 isoform X4, translated as MTAVVMASDGSYDPVISKLITSLKEAESLSDEKDLGFLQNLLQSKELNALVNVHSKVAKINKDDRIAPLLSASVQILMEVLELLAPRCHISPLCKEVFHLLQTPHLQSILFAHDAIAQKDFYPHLPDIPVEVDEDEETIKIVQLVKSNEPLGATIKTDEETGKIIIARIMHGGAADRSGLIHVGDEVIEVNNINVEGKTPSDVLSILQNSEGTITFKLVPSDGKLDQRESKVRVKAYFDYEPENDPYIPCKEAGLGFQRGDILHIVSQDDSYWWQARKEGEKTTRAGLIPSRALQERRILHERTQKEPNGDAKSSCASICSTPPGSPNPNHPCGGPKTKKIMYDTAENDDFDREMIATYEEVAKLYPRPGVFRPIVLIGAPGVGRNELKRRLVARDPEKYKSPVPYTTRPMRPGEVAGREYLFVTREKMEADIAASKFIEHGEYKGHLYGTAADSVKSIVNASCVCVLGPHYQALKSLRTAQLKPYIVHIRPPAFEELKKSRTKARARSTFDENNSRGFTDEEFMEMIKSDERINFHYGHFCDEEIVNDDLSEAFEKLVNFANKCETEPLWAPASWVQ; from the exons ATGACCGCAGTTGTCATGGCGTCGGACGGAAGCTATGATCCAG TGATTTCTAAGTTGATTACATCGCTCAAAGAAGCAGAAAGCTTGTCAGATGAGAAGGATCTTGGATTCTTGCAAAATTTGCTGCAGTCGAAGGAACTCAATGCACTTGTTAATGTACATAGCAAGGTGGCCAAAATTAACAAGGACGACAGAATAGCACCGTTGCTCTCTGCGTCCGTGCAG ATTCTGATGGAAGTACTGGAGCTGCTGGCTCCGAGATGCCACATTTCTCCACTGTGCAAAGAGGTTTTCCATCTACTTCAAACACCGCATTTGCAG AGTATTCTTTTCGCTCATGATGCGATCGCGCAAAAAGATTTCTATCCACATCTTCCGGACATCCCAGTGGAAGTTGACGAAGACGAAGAAACTATCAAAATCGTACAACTTGTGAAAAGTAATGAGCCTCTG GGCGCTACTATTAAAACAGACGAGGAAACGGGCAAAATCATTATCGCGAGGATCATGCACGGTGGAGCGGCAGATCGTTCGGGCCTTATTCACGTTGGCGATGAGGTGATCGAAGTGAATAACATTAACGTCGAGGGTAAAACACCAAGCGATGTTCTATCAATTCTG CAAAACTCGGAAGGTACGATCACATTCAAGCTTGTGCCATCGGATGGTAAGCTGGACCAACGTGAAAGTAAAGTGCGGGTGAAGGCGTACTTTGACTACGAACCTGAAAACGATCCCTACATCCCTTGCAAAGAAGCTGGCCTAGGATTCCAGCGCGGCGACATCCTGCATATTGTATCTCAG GATGATTCCTACTGGTGGCAGGCGCGCAAGGAAGGTGAAAAGACAACGCGCGCCGGATTGATACCAAGTCGAGCACTGCAGGAGCGTCGCATCCTGCATGAACGAACTCAAAAGGAACCGAACGGCGATGCAAAAA GTTCATGTGCCTCCATCTGCTCTACTCCACCCGGTTCACCAAATCCAAACCATCCCTGTGGTGGACCAAAGACTAAAAAGATTATGTATGATACAGCTGAGAACGATGATTTTGATCGGGAAATGATCGCCACTTACGAGGAGGTAGCAAAGCTGTACCCACGTCCCGGTGTCTTTCGACCCATCGTCTTAATCGGTGCACCCGGCGTGGGTCGAAACGAGCTGAAGCGTCGACTGGTGGCTCGAGATCcagaaaaatacaaaagtcCAGTTCCAT ACACCACTCGGCCTATGCGCCCCGGAGAGGTTGCCGGAAGGGAGTATCTGTTCGTGACAagggaaaaaatggaagcgGATATTGCGGCCAGCAAGTTTATTGAGCATGGCGAGTACAAAGGACACCTGTACGGTACGGCGGCCGATAGTGTGAAAAGCATCGTAAATGCTAGCTGCGTCTGTGTCCTTGGACCGCACTATCAAGCGCTGAAATCGTTACGGACGGCTCAACTAAAGCCGTACATTGTACATATTAGACCACCGGCGTTTGAGGAGTTGAAAAAATCTCGTACGAAAGCTCGGGCACGCTCCACGTTCGATGAAAACAATTCACGAGGTTTTACG GACGAAGAATTTATGGAAATGATCAAATCGGATGAGCGCATCAATTTTCATTACGGCCACTTCTGTGACGAAGAGATCGTGAACGATGATCTTTCTGAGGCGTTCGAAAAGTTGGTAAATTTTGCCAACAAATGCGAAACCGAGCCCCTCTGGGCACCCGCCAGTTGGGTGCAGTAG
- the LOC1279654 gene encoding MAGUK p55 subfamily member 7 isoform X2, with the protein MTAVVMASDGSYDPVISKLITSLKEAESLSDEKDLGFLQNLLQSKELNALVNVHSKVAKINKDDRIAPLLSASVQILMEVLELLAPRCHISPLCKEVFHLLQTPHLQSILFAHDAIAQKDFYPHLPDIPVEVDEDEETIKIVQLVKSNEPLCAGAQSAEPIVGATIKTDEETGKIIIARIMHGGAADRSGLIHVGDEVIEVNNINVEGKTPSDVLSILQNSEGTITFKLVPSDGKLDQRESKVRVKAYFDYEPENDPYIPCKEAGLGFQRGDILHIVSQDDSYWWQARKEGEKTTRAGLIPSRALQERRILHERTQKEPNGDAKSSCASICSTPPGSPNPNHPCGGPKTKKIMYDTAENDDFDREMIATYEEVAKLYPRPGVFRPIVLIGAPGVGRNELKRRLVARDPEKYKSPVPYTTRPMRPGEVAGREYLFVTREKMEADIAASKFIEHGEYKGHLYGTAADSVKSIVNASCVCVLGPHYQALKSLRTAQLKPYIVHIRPPAFEELKKSRTKARARSTFDENNSRGFTDEEFMEMIKSDERINFHYGHFCDEEIVNDDLSEAFEKLVNFANKCETEPLWAPASWVQ; encoded by the exons ATGACCGCAGTTGTCATGGCGTCGGACGGAAGCTATGATCCAG TGATTTCTAAGTTGATTACATCGCTCAAAGAAGCAGAAAGCTTGTCAGATGAGAAGGATCTTGGATTCTTGCAAAATTTGCTGCAGTCGAAGGAACTCAATGCACTTGTTAATGTACATAGCAAGGTGGCCAAAATTAACAAGGACGACAGAATAGCACCGTTGCTCTCTGCGTCCGTGCAG ATTCTGATGGAAGTACTGGAGCTGCTGGCTCCGAGATGCCACATTTCTCCACTGTGCAAAGAGGTTTTCCATCTACTTCAAACACCGCATTTGCAG AGTATTCTTTTCGCTCATGATGCGATCGCGCAAAAAGATTTCTATCCACATCTTCCGGACATCCCAGTGGAAGTTGACGAAGACGAAGAAACTATCAAAATCGTACAACTTGTGAAAAGTAATGAGCCTCTG TGTGCTGGAGCACAAAGTGCGGAACCAATCGTT GGCGCTACTATTAAAACAGACGAGGAAACGGGCAAAATCATTATCGCGAGGATCATGCACGGTGGAGCGGCAGATCGTTCGGGCCTTATTCACGTTGGCGATGAGGTGATCGAAGTGAATAACATTAACGTCGAGGGTAAAACACCAAGCGATGTTCTATCAATTCTG CAAAACTCGGAAGGTACGATCACATTCAAGCTTGTGCCATCGGATGGTAAGCTGGACCAACGTGAAAGTAAAGTGCGGGTGAAGGCGTACTTTGACTACGAACCTGAAAACGATCCCTACATCCCTTGCAAAGAAGCTGGCCTAGGATTCCAGCGCGGCGACATCCTGCATATTGTATCTCAG GATGATTCCTACTGGTGGCAGGCGCGCAAGGAAGGTGAAAAGACAACGCGCGCCGGATTGATACCAAGTCGAGCACTGCAGGAGCGTCGCATCCTGCATGAACGAACTCAAAAGGAACCGAACGGCGATGCAAAAA GTTCATGTGCCTCCATCTGCTCTACTCCACCCGGTTCACCAAATCCAAACCATCCCTGTGGTGGACCAAAGACTAAAAAGATTATGTATGATACAGCTGAGAACGATGATTTTGATCGGGAAATGATCGCCACTTACGAGGAGGTAGCAAAGCTGTACCCACGTCCCGGTGTCTTTCGACCCATCGTCTTAATCGGTGCACCCGGCGTGGGTCGAAACGAGCTGAAGCGTCGACTGGTGGCTCGAGATCcagaaaaatacaaaagtcCAGTTCCAT ACACCACTCGGCCTATGCGCCCCGGAGAGGTTGCCGGAAGGGAGTATCTGTTCGTGACAagggaaaaaatggaagcgGATATTGCGGCCAGCAAGTTTATTGAGCATGGCGAGTACAAAGGACACCTGTACGGTACGGCGGCCGATAGTGTGAAAAGCATCGTAAATGCTAGCTGCGTCTGTGTCCTTGGACCGCACTATCAAGCGCTGAAATCGTTACGGACGGCTCAACTAAAGCCGTACATTGTACATATTAGACCACCGGCGTTTGAGGAGTTGAAAAAATCTCGTACGAAAGCTCGGGCACGCTCCACGTTCGATGAAAACAATTCACGAGGTTTTACG GACGAAGAATTTATGGAAATGATCAAATCGGATGAGCGCATCAATTTTCATTACGGCCACTTCTGTGACGAAGAGATCGTGAACGATGATCTTTCTGAGGCGTTCGAAAAGTTGGTAAATTTTGCCAACAAATGCGAAACCGAGCCCCTCTGGGCACCCGCCAGTTGGGTGCAGTAG
- the LOC1279654 gene encoding MAGUK p55 subfamily member 7 isoform X6, with product MTAVVMASDGSYDPVISKLITSLKEAESLSDEKDLGFLQNLLQSKELNALVNVHSKVAKINKDDRIAPLLSASVQILMEVLELLAPRCHISPLCKEVFHLLQTPHLQSILFAHDAIAQKDFYPHLPDIPVEVDEDEETIKIVQLVKSNEPLGATIKTDEETGKIIIARIMHGGAADRSGLIHVGDEVIEVNNINVEGKTPSDVLSILQNSEGTITFKLVPSDGKLDQRESKVRVKAYFDYEPENDPYIPCKEAGLGFQRGDILHIVSQDDSYWWQARKEGEKTTRAGLIPSRALQERRILHERTQKEPNGDAKTENDDFDREMIATYEEVAKLYPRPGVFRPIVLIGAPGVGRNELKRRLVARDPEKYKSPVPYTTRPMRPGEVAGREYLFVTREKMEADIAASKFIEHGEYKGHLYGTAADSVKSIVNASCVCVLGPHYQALKSLRTAQLKPYIVHIRPPAFEELKKSRTKARARSTFDENNSRGFTDEEFMEMIKSDERINFHYGHFCDEEIVNDDLSEAFEKLVNFANKCETEPLWAPASWVQ from the exons ATGACCGCAGTTGTCATGGCGTCGGACGGAAGCTATGATCCAG TGATTTCTAAGTTGATTACATCGCTCAAAGAAGCAGAAAGCTTGTCAGATGAGAAGGATCTTGGATTCTTGCAAAATTTGCTGCAGTCGAAGGAACTCAATGCACTTGTTAATGTACATAGCAAGGTGGCCAAAATTAACAAGGACGACAGAATAGCACCGTTGCTCTCTGCGTCCGTGCAG ATTCTGATGGAAGTACTGGAGCTGCTGGCTCCGAGATGCCACATTTCTCCACTGTGCAAAGAGGTTTTCCATCTACTTCAAACACCGCATTTGCAG AGTATTCTTTTCGCTCATGATGCGATCGCGCAAAAAGATTTCTATCCACATCTTCCGGACATCCCAGTGGAAGTTGACGAAGACGAAGAAACTATCAAAATCGTACAACTTGTGAAAAGTAATGAGCCTCTG GGCGCTACTATTAAAACAGACGAGGAAACGGGCAAAATCATTATCGCGAGGATCATGCACGGTGGAGCGGCAGATCGTTCGGGCCTTATTCACGTTGGCGATGAGGTGATCGAAGTGAATAACATTAACGTCGAGGGTAAAACACCAAGCGATGTTCTATCAATTCTG CAAAACTCGGAAGGTACGATCACATTCAAGCTTGTGCCATCGGATGGTAAGCTGGACCAACGTGAAAGTAAAGTGCGGGTGAAGGCGTACTTTGACTACGAACCTGAAAACGATCCCTACATCCCTTGCAAAGAAGCTGGCCTAGGATTCCAGCGCGGCGACATCCTGCATATTGTATCTCAG GATGATTCCTACTGGTGGCAGGCGCGCAAGGAAGGTGAAAAGACAACGCGCGCCGGATTGATACCAAGTCGAGCACTGCAGGAGCGTCGCATCCTGCATGAACGAACTCAAAAGGAACCGAACGGCGATGCAAAAA CTGAGAACGATGATTTTGATCGGGAAATGATCGCCACTTACGAGGAGGTAGCAAAGCTGTACCCACGTCCCGGTGTCTTTCGACCCATCGTCTTAATCGGTGCACCCGGCGTGGGTCGAAACGAGCTGAAGCGTCGACTGGTGGCTCGAGATCcagaaaaatacaaaagtcCAGTTCCAT ACACCACTCGGCCTATGCGCCCCGGAGAGGTTGCCGGAAGGGAGTATCTGTTCGTGACAagggaaaaaatggaagcgGATATTGCGGCCAGCAAGTTTATTGAGCATGGCGAGTACAAAGGACACCTGTACGGTACGGCGGCCGATAGTGTGAAAAGCATCGTAAATGCTAGCTGCGTCTGTGTCCTTGGACCGCACTATCAAGCGCTGAAATCGTTACGGACGGCTCAACTAAAGCCGTACATTGTACATATTAGACCACCGGCGTTTGAGGAGTTGAAAAAATCTCGTACGAAAGCTCGGGCACGCTCCACGTTCGATGAAAACAATTCACGAGGTTTTACG GACGAAGAATTTATGGAAATGATCAAATCGGATGAGCGCATCAATTTTCATTACGGCCACTTCTGTGACGAAGAGATCGTGAACGATGATCTTTCTGAGGCGTTCGAAAAGTTGGTAAATTTTGCCAACAAATGCGAAACCGAGCCCCTCTGGGCACCCGCCAGTTGGGTGCAGTAG
- the LOC1279654 gene encoding MAGUK p55 subfamily member 7 isoform X1 yields MTAVVMASDGSYDPVISKLITSLKEAESLSDEKDLGFLQNLLQSKELNALVNVHSKVAKINKDDRIAPLLSASVQILMEVLELLAPRCHISPLCKEVFHLLQTPHLQSILFAHDAIAQKDFYPHLPDIPVEVDEDEETIKIVQLVKSNEPLCAGAQSAEPIVGATIKTDEETGKIIIARIMHGGAADRSGLIHVGDEVIEVNNINVEGKTPSDVLSILQNSEGTITFKLVPSDGKLDQRESKVRVKAYFDYEPENDPYIPCKEAGLGFQRGDILHIVSQDDSYWWQARKEGEKTTRAGLIPSRALQERRILHERTQKEPNGDAKKGSCASICSTPPGSPNPNHPCGGPKTKKIMYDTAENDDFDREMIATYEEVAKLYPRPGVFRPIVLIGAPGVGRNELKRRLVARDPEKYKSPVPYTTRPMRPGEVAGREYLFVTREKMEADIAASKFIEHGEYKGHLYGTAADSVKSIVNASCVCVLGPHYQALKSLRTAQLKPYIVHIRPPAFEELKKSRTKARARSTFDENNSRGFTDEEFMEMIKSDERINFHYGHFCDEEIVNDDLSEAFEKLVNFANKCETEPLWAPASWVQ; encoded by the exons ATGACCGCAGTTGTCATGGCGTCGGACGGAAGCTATGATCCAG TGATTTCTAAGTTGATTACATCGCTCAAAGAAGCAGAAAGCTTGTCAGATGAGAAGGATCTTGGATTCTTGCAAAATTTGCTGCAGTCGAAGGAACTCAATGCACTTGTTAATGTACATAGCAAGGTGGCCAAAATTAACAAGGACGACAGAATAGCACCGTTGCTCTCTGCGTCCGTGCAG ATTCTGATGGAAGTACTGGAGCTGCTGGCTCCGAGATGCCACATTTCTCCACTGTGCAAAGAGGTTTTCCATCTACTTCAAACACCGCATTTGCAG AGTATTCTTTTCGCTCATGATGCGATCGCGCAAAAAGATTTCTATCCACATCTTCCGGACATCCCAGTGGAAGTTGACGAAGACGAAGAAACTATCAAAATCGTACAACTTGTGAAAAGTAATGAGCCTCTG TGTGCTGGAGCACAAAGTGCGGAACCAATCGTT GGCGCTACTATTAAAACAGACGAGGAAACGGGCAAAATCATTATCGCGAGGATCATGCACGGTGGAGCGGCAGATCGTTCGGGCCTTATTCACGTTGGCGATGAGGTGATCGAAGTGAATAACATTAACGTCGAGGGTAAAACACCAAGCGATGTTCTATCAATTCTG CAAAACTCGGAAGGTACGATCACATTCAAGCTTGTGCCATCGGATGGTAAGCTGGACCAACGTGAAAGTAAAGTGCGGGTGAAGGCGTACTTTGACTACGAACCTGAAAACGATCCCTACATCCCTTGCAAAGAAGCTGGCCTAGGATTCCAGCGCGGCGACATCCTGCATATTGTATCTCAG GATGATTCCTACTGGTGGCAGGCGCGCAAGGAAGGTGAAAAGACAACGCGCGCCGGATTGATACCAAGTCGAGCACTGCAGGAGCGTCGCATCCTGCATGAACGAACTCAAAAGGAACCGAACGGCGATGCAAAAA AAGGTTCATGTGCCTCCATCTGCTCTACTCCACCCGGTTCACCAAATCCAAACCATCCCTGTGGTGGACCAAAGACTAAAAAGATTATGTATGATACAGCTGAGAACGATGATTTTGATCGGGAAATGATCGCCACTTACGAGGAGGTAGCAAAGCTGTACCCACGTCCCGGTGTCTTTCGACCCATCGTCTTAATCGGTGCACCCGGCGTGGGTCGAAACGAGCTGAAGCGTCGACTGGTGGCTCGAGATCcagaaaaatacaaaagtcCAGTTCCAT ACACCACTCGGCCTATGCGCCCCGGAGAGGTTGCCGGAAGGGAGTATCTGTTCGTGACAagggaaaaaatggaagcgGATATTGCGGCCAGCAAGTTTATTGAGCATGGCGAGTACAAAGGACACCTGTACGGTACGGCGGCCGATAGTGTGAAAAGCATCGTAAATGCTAGCTGCGTCTGTGTCCTTGGACCGCACTATCAAGCGCTGAAATCGTTACGGACGGCTCAACTAAAGCCGTACATTGTACATATTAGACCACCGGCGTTTGAGGAGTTGAAAAAATCTCGTACGAAAGCTCGGGCACGCTCCACGTTCGATGAAAACAATTCACGAGGTTTTACG GACGAAGAATTTATGGAAATGATCAAATCGGATGAGCGCATCAATTTTCATTACGGCCACTTCTGTGACGAAGAGATCGTGAACGATGATCTTTCTGAGGCGTTCGAAAAGTTGGTAAATTTTGCCAACAAATGCGAAACCGAGCCCCTCTGGGCACCCGCCAGTTGGGTGCAGTAG
- the LOC1279654 gene encoding MAGUK p55 subfamily member 7 isoform X3 produces the protein MTAVVMASDGSYDPVISKLITSLKEAESLSDEKDLGFLQNLLQSKELNALVNVHSKVAKINKDDRIAPLLSASVQILMEVLELLAPRCHISPLCKEVFHLLQTPHLQSILFAHDAIAQKDFYPHLPDIPVEVDEDEETIKIVQLVKSNEPLGATIKTDEETGKIIIARIMHGGAADRSGLIHVGDEVIEVNNINVEGKTPSDVLSILQNSEGTITFKLVPSDGKLDQRESKVRVKAYFDYEPENDPYIPCKEAGLGFQRGDILHIVSQDDSYWWQARKEGEKTTRAGLIPSRALQERRILHERTQKEPNGDAKKGSCASICSTPPGSPNPNHPCGGPKTKKIMYDTAENDDFDREMIATYEEVAKLYPRPGVFRPIVLIGAPGVGRNELKRRLVARDPEKYKSPVPYTTRPMRPGEVAGREYLFVTREKMEADIAASKFIEHGEYKGHLYGTAADSVKSIVNASCVCVLGPHYQALKSLRTAQLKPYIVHIRPPAFEELKKSRTKARARSTFDENNSRGFTDEEFMEMIKSDERINFHYGHFCDEEIVNDDLSEAFEKLVNFANKCETEPLWAPASWVQ, from the exons ATGACCGCAGTTGTCATGGCGTCGGACGGAAGCTATGATCCAG TGATTTCTAAGTTGATTACATCGCTCAAAGAAGCAGAAAGCTTGTCAGATGAGAAGGATCTTGGATTCTTGCAAAATTTGCTGCAGTCGAAGGAACTCAATGCACTTGTTAATGTACATAGCAAGGTGGCCAAAATTAACAAGGACGACAGAATAGCACCGTTGCTCTCTGCGTCCGTGCAG ATTCTGATGGAAGTACTGGAGCTGCTGGCTCCGAGATGCCACATTTCTCCACTGTGCAAAGAGGTTTTCCATCTACTTCAAACACCGCATTTGCAG AGTATTCTTTTCGCTCATGATGCGATCGCGCAAAAAGATTTCTATCCACATCTTCCGGACATCCCAGTGGAAGTTGACGAAGACGAAGAAACTATCAAAATCGTACAACTTGTGAAAAGTAATGAGCCTCTG GGCGCTACTATTAAAACAGACGAGGAAACGGGCAAAATCATTATCGCGAGGATCATGCACGGTGGAGCGGCAGATCGTTCGGGCCTTATTCACGTTGGCGATGAGGTGATCGAAGTGAATAACATTAACGTCGAGGGTAAAACACCAAGCGATGTTCTATCAATTCTG CAAAACTCGGAAGGTACGATCACATTCAAGCTTGTGCCATCGGATGGTAAGCTGGACCAACGTGAAAGTAAAGTGCGGGTGAAGGCGTACTTTGACTACGAACCTGAAAACGATCCCTACATCCCTTGCAAAGAAGCTGGCCTAGGATTCCAGCGCGGCGACATCCTGCATATTGTATCTCAG GATGATTCCTACTGGTGGCAGGCGCGCAAGGAAGGTGAAAAGACAACGCGCGCCGGATTGATACCAAGTCGAGCACTGCAGGAGCGTCGCATCCTGCATGAACGAACTCAAAAGGAACCGAACGGCGATGCAAAAA AAGGTTCATGTGCCTCCATCTGCTCTACTCCACCCGGTTCACCAAATCCAAACCATCCCTGTGGTGGACCAAAGACTAAAAAGATTATGTATGATACAGCTGAGAACGATGATTTTGATCGGGAAATGATCGCCACTTACGAGGAGGTAGCAAAGCTGTACCCACGTCCCGGTGTCTTTCGACCCATCGTCTTAATCGGTGCACCCGGCGTGGGTCGAAACGAGCTGAAGCGTCGACTGGTGGCTCGAGATCcagaaaaatacaaaagtcCAGTTCCAT ACACCACTCGGCCTATGCGCCCCGGAGAGGTTGCCGGAAGGGAGTATCTGTTCGTGACAagggaaaaaatggaagcgGATATTGCGGCCAGCAAGTTTATTGAGCATGGCGAGTACAAAGGACACCTGTACGGTACGGCGGCCGATAGTGTGAAAAGCATCGTAAATGCTAGCTGCGTCTGTGTCCTTGGACCGCACTATCAAGCGCTGAAATCGTTACGGACGGCTCAACTAAAGCCGTACATTGTACATATTAGACCACCGGCGTTTGAGGAGTTGAAAAAATCTCGTACGAAAGCTCGGGCACGCTCCACGTTCGATGAAAACAATTCACGAGGTTTTACG GACGAAGAATTTATGGAAATGATCAAATCGGATGAGCGCATCAATTTTCATTACGGCCACTTCTGTGACGAAGAGATCGTGAACGATGATCTTTCTGAGGCGTTCGAAAAGTTGGTAAATTTTGCCAACAAATGCGAAACCGAGCCCCTCTGGGCACCCGCCAGTTGGGTGCAGTAG